The Victivallis sp. Marseille-Q1083 genome has a window encoding:
- the rfaD gene encoding ADP-glyceromanno-heptose 6-epimerase codes for MYLVTGAAGLIGSGIVWYLNRNNIDDILAVDHLGTSEKWRNLRALKFRDYLEKDDFRRKLAAGMFDHLPLDGIFHMGACSATTEQDASYLVDNNFEASKELALFALKRQVRLIYASSCATYGDGGCGYVDDQAAIADLRPLNMYGYSKQLFDLWALRQGWFDRITGCKFSNVYGVNERHKGNMRSVVCRAYEQITATGKLQLFKSYRPEYADGEQMRDFLSVKDAVKMLWFLFQHPQGVGLYNIGSGRAETWNALARAAFLALDRPVNIEYIDMPESLRPKYQYYTKAEMGKLQALGYTAEATSLEEAIRDYYQYRLHDRFLGD; via the coding sequence ATGTATCTTGTAACCGGCGCGGCCGGCTTGATCGGCAGCGGCATTGTCTGGTATCTCAACCGGAACAACATCGACGACATTCTGGCGGTCGACCACCTGGGGACTTCGGAAAAGTGGCGGAATCTGCGGGCGTTGAAGTTCCGCGATTACCTGGAGAAAGACGATTTTCGCCGCAAATTGGCGGCCGGAATGTTCGATCATCTGCCGTTGGACGGCATCTTCCACATGGGCGCCTGTTCGGCGACCACCGAGCAGGATGCCAGCTACCTGGTCGACAACAATTTTGAGGCAAGCAAAGAGCTGGCGCTTTTCGCTCTGAAACGTCAGGTCCGGCTAATTTATGCGTCCAGTTGCGCCACCTATGGCGACGGCGGGTGCGGCTACGTCGACGATCAGGCGGCAATCGCGGATTTGCGGCCGTTGAACATGTACGGCTATTCCAAGCAGTTGTTCGACTTATGGGCGCTCCGGCAGGGATGGTTCGACCGGATTACCGGCTGCAAATTTTCCAACGTTTACGGAGTCAACGAACGCCACAAGGGCAATATGCGCAGCGTCGTCTGCCGGGCCTACGAGCAGATCACCGCCACCGGCAAGCTGCAATTGTTCAAATCGTACCGGCCGGAATATGCCGACGGCGAGCAGATGCGGGATTTCCTTTCGGTCAAGGATGCGGTGAAAATGTTGTGGTTTCTGTTTCAACATCCGCAAGGCGTCGGTTTGTACAATATCGGCAGCGGGCGGGCGGAAACCTGGAACGCCTTGGCCCGGGCGGCTTTCCTGGCGCTGGACCGGCCGGTAAACATCGAATATATCGACATGCCGGAGTCATTGCGGCCGAAATACCAGTATTATACCAAAGCTGAAATGGGCAAATTGCAGGCTTTGGGATATACGGCGGAAGCGACCAGCCTCGAAGAAGCGATCCGGGATTACTATCAGTACCGGTTGCACGACCGCTTCCTGGGCGACTGA
- a CDS encoding AraC family transcriptional regulator, producing MNIDQQHCQIHRLPGGMQSIHCNYGLWIIGGGACVAPAGSYAQCPWRYFEYYSISHLREGGGRLKLAAEEERVLVPGDAVIVCPGTRNRYGGDWNKSYCEDAIRFYGPVADMLRQSGILRDEVVHFGKLRRLQPIIELAGDPAIDAQINANLELQKLLVEMYNARRKSTSETEIELLLARIKARPEYWWTVEEMAELCNTSIDQLRRIFLKHTGVLPKVYVDRFKMTKAAELLLAGDLKVAEVARRFGYVDPYHFSRRFKCIMGFSPRRYRREISVLP from the coding sequence ATGAATATTGATCAACAGCATTGCCAGATTCACCGGCTGCCGGGAGGAATGCAGAGCATTCACTGCAATTATGGATTGTGGATCATTGGCGGCGGCGCCTGCGTGGCGCCGGCCGGCAGTTATGCGCAATGCCCCTGGCGTTATTTCGAATATTATTCGATTTCCCATCTGCGCGAAGGCGGCGGCCGGCTCAAACTGGCCGCCGAAGAGGAACGGGTGCTGGTGCCCGGCGACGCGGTGATCGTCTGTCCCGGTACCCGCAACCGTTACGGCGGCGACTGGAACAAGAGTTATTGCGAAGACGCCATCCGTTTTTACGGCCCGGTGGCCGATATGCTCCGGCAGAGCGGGATCTTGCGGGATGAGGTCGTTCACTTCGGCAAACTGCGCCGGCTGCAGCCGATTATTGAACTGGCCGGCGATCCGGCGATCGATGCCCAGATCAACGCCAATCTGGAACTGCAGAAGCTGCTGGTGGAAATGTACAATGCCAGGCGGAAGTCTACCAGCGAGACGGAGATCGAACTGCTGCTGGCCAGAATCAAAGCCCGGCCGGAATACTGGTGGACAGTCGAGGAGATGGCTGAATTGTGCAATACCAGCATCGATCAGTTGCGGCGGATTTTCTTGAAACATACCGGCGTCCTGCCCAAAGTCTATGTCGATCGTTTCAAGATGACCAAGGCGGCCGAATTGCTGCTGGCCGGCGACTTGAAGGTGGCGGAGGTGGCGCGCCGGTTCGGCTATGTCGACCCGTATCACTTTTCCCGTCGCTTCAAGTGCATCATGGGATTTTCGCCACGGCGTTACCGCCGGGAAATCAGCGTTTTGCCGTGA
- a CDS encoding Gfo/Idh/MocA family protein → MNQREVNIAVLGAGGRSQCIVANLLRDSNNKVKILSVFDPDKEVMAAAQERWQSEAKACDTYQEAIDVPGVEWVIVASPNAFHKEHILAAFAAGKHVFSEKPLATSIEDCEAIYEAHQKTNLKFATGFVLRYAPLYRKAKELLTSGKLGKLLSIDANENIAPDHGGYIMRNWRRYTKLAGPHILEKCCHDLDLLNWFCESVPTKIASFGGRDFFIPENEYMNEKYGEKTFATWHDPHAEKSPFTSEKDLMDNQVAIMQYRNGIRVMFQATMSNAIPERRMYFSCTEGTMVLDLYPSTLKYRCLGDEGVVFIDFGGDGHGGGDSYIMKELYETMIDEKAQPKCSGNEGLESAVVALCIDKAAQTTSLVDLEPIWKSLNR, encoded by the coding sequence ATGAATCAGCGCGAAGTGAATATCGCAGTTCTCGGCGCCGGTGGCCGTTCGCAATGCATCGTTGCCAATCTGCTGCGGGATTCCAACAACAAGGTCAAAATTCTTTCGGTTTTCGATCCGGACAAGGAAGTGATGGCTGCCGCCCAGGAACGTTGGCAGTCCGAGGCCAAGGCTTGCGATACCTACCAGGAAGCCATCGACGTGCCGGGAGTGGAATGGGTCATCGTCGCGTCGCCGAACGCGTTTCATAAAGAGCATATTCTCGCCGCGTTTGCCGCCGGCAAACACGTTTTTTCCGAAAAACCGCTGGCGACCAGCATCGAAGATTGCGAAGCTATTTACGAGGCGCATCAGAAAACCAATTTGAAGTTTGCCACCGGCTTTGTATTGCGTTATGCGCCGCTGTACCGCAAAGCCAAAGAGCTGTTGACCAGCGGCAAGCTCGGCAAGCTGCTCAGCATCGACGCCAATGAAAACATTGCGCCGGACCACGGCGGTTACATCATGCGCAACTGGCGGCGTTATACCAAACTGGCCGGGCCTCACATCCTGGAAAAGTGCTGTCATGACCTGGATTTGCTCAATTGGTTCTGCGAATCGGTCCCGACCAAAATCGCGTCTTTCGGCGGCCGTGACTTCTTCATCCCGGAGAATGAGTATATGAACGAAAAATACGGCGAGAAGACGTTTGCCACCTGGCACGATCCGCATGCGGAAAAATCGCCGTTCACTTCCGAGAAGGATCTGATGGACAATCAGGTGGCGATCATGCAGTATCGCAATGGGATCCGGGTGATGTTCCAGGCGACGATGTCCAATGCGATTCCGGAGCGCCGCATGTATTTTTCCTGCACCGAAGGCACGATGGTGCTCGACCTTTATCCGAGCACGTTGAAATATCGTTGTCTGGGCGATGAAGGCGTCGTTTTCATCGATTTCGGCGGCGACGGCCACGGCGGCGGCGATTCCTATATCATGAAGGAACTTTACGAGACGATGATCGATGAAAAGGCGCAGCCGAAATGCAGCGGCAATGAAGGCCTGGAAAGCGCGGTTGTCGCTTTGTGCATCGACAAAGCGGCCCAAACGACCAGCCTGGTCGACTTGGAACCGATCTGGAAAAGCCTCAATCGCTGA
- a CDS encoding RsmB/NOP family class I SAM-dependent RNA methyltransferase: protein MEEPATPQAERILQAALHALRQWENGISLDDILDSHCAAPALRRTLGSVLYSHFRHLHRHRLLLQGLLRHAPPQEVEWLLLLTCVQVFQLDGLAPESAVNIAVDYAKKHYSRSCAALVNAVMRRAREQGVPLPTARNVLPPPVYKLWQRRYAPGQLETLAQLQLQRPPFTFRACGDFQPPAEPGLQALALPWLNHYRFFSHLSGQTVLERPWLAEGRVYIQDPAAALAVEMLDWQLLPSAPRLLDLCAAPGGKSLLFAERLPAGGRIVAADRSARRQQLTAANNRRYRAGLEIVVGTCRELALPPESFDLLLADLPCSNSGVFRRRPDALWRLTPQSLLEVRKLQWEILLEALPLVKRGGLLLYSTCSIEPDENERQLERLTRQFPEWRRLKQRQLLPTALHDGAFAGLLQKN, encoded by the coding sequence ATGGAAGAGCCGGCGACGCCGCAGGCGGAGCGGATTCTGCAGGCGGCCCTCCATGCCCTGCGCCAGTGGGAAAATGGCATCAGTCTGGATGACATTCTCGATTCGCATTGCGCCGCTCCGGCGTTGCGCCGTACTTTGGGCAGCGTGCTTTACAGCCATTTCCGGCATCTTCACCGTCATCGGCTTCTGCTTCAGGGCTTGTTGCGCCATGCGCCGCCGCAAGAGGTGGAATGGCTGCTGTTGCTGACCTGTGTTCAAGTTTTTCAACTGGATGGTTTGGCGCCGGAGTCTGCGGTCAATATCGCGGTCGATTACGCCAAAAAACATTACAGCCGCTCCTGCGCCGCTCTGGTCAATGCGGTCATGCGGCGGGCACGGGAGCAGGGGGTGCCGCTGCCGACCGCCCGCAACGTCCTGCCGCCGCCGGTTTACAAATTGTGGCAACGGCGTTATGCGCCCGGACAATTGGAGACGTTAGCGCAGTTGCAATTGCAGCGTCCGCCGTTCACCTTCCGGGCCTGCGGCGATTTTCAGCCGCCGGCGGAACCCGGTCTGCAGGCGCTGGCACTGCCGTGGCTGAATCACTATCGATTTTTCTCCCATTTATCCGGCCAAACCGTTCTGGAACGCCCCTGGCTGGCGGAGGGCCGAGTTTATATCCAGGACCCGGCAGCCGCGCTGGCGGTTGAAATGCTGGACTGGCAACTTTTACCGTCCGCGCCCCGGCTTCTCGATCTCTGTGCCGCGCCGGGCGGCAAAAGCCTGTTGTTCGCCGAGCGTCTGCCCGCCGGCGGCAGGATCGTTGCCGCCGACCGTTCCGCCCGCCGCCAGCAATTGACCGCGGCCAACAACCGGCGTTACCGGGCCGGACTGGAAATTGTGGTCGGCACCTGCCGGGAACTGGCATTGCCGCCGGAGTCATTCGATCTCCTGCTGGCGGATCTGCCGTGTTCCAACAGCGGCGTATTCCGCCGCCGGCCGGATGCCTTATGGCGTTTGACGCCGCAATCGCTGCTGGAGGTGCGGAAACTGCAATGGGAAATCCTGCTTGAGGCGTTGCCGCTGGTGAAACGAGGCGGACTGCTGCTGTACAGCACCTGCAGTATCGAACCGGATGAAAACGAGCGGCAGCTGGAACGTTTGACGCGGCAATTTCCCGAATGGCGGCGGCTGAAGCAGCGGCAACTGCTGCCAACTGCCTTGCACGACGGCGCTTTTGCCGGATTGCTGCAAAAAAATTGA
- the argF gene encoding ornithine carbamoyltransferase: MMKKDLLTLRDITSKDFDAIMALTAKLKKQRPALWQDQSLRQQAAAVPPLKGKSIGLIFAKSSTRTRISFEVGVSELGGTPLYLDQSKMQVGRGETIADTAQVLSRYLHGIVIRTYSHADVEELAKVATIPVINALTDDYHPCQILADLFTMLECSGRIAGTKLVFAGDGQSNIANSLILAARLTGFELVITAPEEFRPRADLIGDCANINWQKDPLAAAAGADYLYTDVWVSMGFEEESAKRFKILAPYQVNMAMIKAAKPAVKVLHCLPAHRGEEIAGEVMDSNYSIVFDQAENRLHVQKAVMTMLMGR, translated from the coding sequence ATGATGAAGAAAGATTTATTGACCCTCAGGGATATCACTAGTAAAGATTTCGACGCGATCATGGCTTTGACCGCGAAATTGAAAAAGCAGCGGCCGGCGTTATGGCAGGACCAGTCGTTGCGGCAGCAGGCTGCCGCCGTTCCGCCGCTGAAAGGCAAAAGCATCGGCTTGATTTTTGCCAAATCCTCCACCCGGACCCGGATCTCGTTCGAGGTCGGTGTCAGCGAGCTCGGCGGCACCCCGCTCTATCTGGATCAAAGCAAAATGCAGGTCGGCCGCGGCGAAACAATCGCCGATACCGCCCAGGTGCTGAGCCGCTATCTGCACGGCATCGTCATCCGGACCTACAGCCATGCCGATGTGGAGGAACTGGCCAAAGTGGCGACGATTCCGGTCATCAACGCGCTGACCGATGATTACCACCCCTGCCAGATCCTGGCCGATTTGTTCACGATGCTGGAATGCAGCGGCAGGATTGCCGGGACGAAACTGGTGTTTGCCGGCGACGGCCAGAGCAATATCGCCAACTCGTTGATTCTGGCGGCCCGCCTGACCGGGTTCGAACTGGTGATCACCGCGCCCGAGGAGTTCCGGCCGCGTGCCGATTTGATCGGCGATTGCGCCAACATCAACTGGCAGAAAGATCCGCTGGCCGCCGCCGCCGGGGCCGATTATCTGTATACCGATGTCTGGGTCAGCATGGGATTTGAAGAAGAAAGCGCCAAACGTTTCAAAATACTTGCGCCTTACCAGGTCAATATGGCGATGATCAAAGCGGCCAAGCCGGCAGTCAAAGTGTTGCATTGTCTGCCGGCGCACCGCGGCGAGGAGATTGCCGGCGAAGTGATGGATTCGAATTATTCGATCGTCTTCGATCAGGCGGAAAATCGACTGCATGTGCAAAAGGCGGTGATGACCATGTTGATGGGCAGATGA
- a CDS encoding manganese efflux pump MntP family protein, with amino-acid sequence MSWLDILLVSFGVSIDALAVSICGGLSNRTTPWRHGLTAGAFFGSFQILMPLFGYFIASLVKGPLERCDHWIAFGLLALVGGKMIYEALKHGNEEGDCSNIFTWRIMLILAVATSLDALAVGASYAMLNTSIWQPALAMGVVTFGMSLFGVQLGVRSGRFFSKKIEIAGGVVIILIGVKILIEHLSGLA; translated from the coding sequence ATGAGTTGGCTTGACATCCTTCTGGTCTCTTTCGGCGTTTCCATCGATGCGCTGGCGGTGTCGATCTGCGGCGGCTTGAGCAATCGGACCACCCCCTGGCGTCACGGGTTGACGGCAGGGGCTTTTTTCGGGTCCTTTCAAATTTTGATGCCATTGTTCGGTTACTTCATTGCCAGCCTGGTCAAAGGGCCGCTGGAGCGCTGCGACCACTGGATTGCCTTCGGATTGTTGGCGCTGGTCGGCGGCAAGATGATCTATGAAGCTCTGAAGCACGGAAACGAAGAGGGCGATTGCAGCAATATTTTTACTTGGCGGATCATGTTGATCCTGGCAGTCGCCACCAGTCTGGACGCGCTGGCGGTCGGCGCTTCCTATGCGATGCTCAACACCTCGATTTGGCAACCGGCCCTGGCGATGGGGGTGGTCACCTTCGGAATGTCGCTCTTCGGGGTTCAGCTCGGCGTCCGCAGCGGTCGCTTCTTCAGCAAGAAAATTGAAATTGCCGGCGGTGTCGTCATCATTTTAATCGGCGTCAAGATTCTGATTGAGCATCTGTCCGGTCTGGCCTGA
- a CDS encoding LPS-assembly protein LptD → MKANWKKILLCGSCLYLAGVSCNSYAALIDTALLEGRNLADLKNTRADEMNVVGSVIMVKGNVYIPFKDLTVYADSAIIDLESRDIEASGNIRLYRVKSQQTNVTIGELERLKLNPEVLVQILGYTTDTLGQQKVNIKLEYRGEVLTAQKLEGNLTTGFLKLEGIECNFKTFACKAKSGERKPNGEIVVRDAEVTSCEYLINDNSHYSISCSEATIYPHQTDGFTFDANQFDTGEHSLIGSNCWLKFYGVPVIWVPMIYKPKDESPGLYKFQLGDSSDWGFYVLGSKRFDFTDYPYSSVKILTDYYNMRGFGYGADLEVNSEISKTTIFGYGLYDLRPYYSSEVENYRLEIPHYRYNFRISNVTHLTPRLDFRGNFDMMSDLYFQEDFFPYAFNADPEPATYGALEYQFDRLSTALYFRARVNDFTTAVERLPEFRIDVPRQELFSGSNLYYQGENSVDYLQMRWRNYDKPRPLRLADPADYQSFRFDTLHFIYYPLEFKKYGLEFLDWLNVIPRAGGRFTAYSASSDTEVTTEDLNQIFIVNRPEDISRVPIVNYDDNGGARGRFVAEFGVEANTKLSYSWQNIRNAYWRLDGLRHVMEPYINYTFIPKPTVDREYLYFFDDIDRIDKQNFMRFGVRNRLQTRRGSLGREKVYNWLTMENYWDLYMEKDHKYKFNNAGDFCTKIAFNPSEKLTLSTFFSIDAGGNNGHNAEAQRRGRDAGRPGLDLNWLNQWNFNIKYELFEDCTVNLGYVYQDVYHSRSAYSMGSTLTDLESGSFFDKYFDTRTQELTAGITVPLSNDRTFFGSYDIFYDFEAGFIREQRVRLLKVLHCWTVGAEAGQEISYDSDGDRDYDYSFFVTASLNGLPGPLARTQQSALASFRNLQNQN, encoded by the coding sequence TTGAAGGCAAATTGGAAGAAAATTCTGTTGTGCGGGTCCTGTCTCTATCTGGCCGGCGTCTCCTGCAACAGTTATGCTGCTTTGATCGATACGGCGCTTCTGGAAGGGCGTAATCTGGCTGATTTGAAAAATACCCGGGCCGATGAGATGAACGTCGTCGGTTCGGTGATCATGGTGAAAGGCAATGTTTATATCCCCTTCAAAGATTTGACCGTTTACGCCGATTCGGCGATCATCGACCTGGAAAGCCGTGATATCGAGGCTTCCGGCAACATTCGGCTGTACCGGGTGAAATCCCAGCAGACCAATGTGACGATCGGCGAGCTGGAGCGGTTGAAGCTCAATCCAGAAGTGCTGGTTCAAATCCTGGGGTATACGACCGATACGCTCGGCCAGCAGAAGGTGAATATCAAACTCGAATACCGCGGGGAGGTGCTTACGGCGCAGAAGCTGGAAGGCAACCTGACCACCGGTTTTCTGAAACTGGAAGGAATCGAGTGCAATTTCAAGACCTTCGCCTGCAAAGCCAAATCCGGGGAACGCAAGCCGAATGGCGAAATCGTCGTCCGCGACGCCGAGGTGACCAGTTGCGAATATCTGATCAACGACAACAGCCATTATTCGATCTCCTGCAGCGAAGCGACCATTTATCCGCACCAGACCGACGGTTTTACTTTCGACGCCAACCAGTTCGATACCGGAGAGCACAGTTTGATCGGTTCGAACTGCTGGCTGAAATTTTACGGGGTGCCGGTGATCTGGGTGCCGATGATTTACAAGCCGAAGGACGAAAGTCCGGGCCTGTACAAGTTCCAGCTGGGCGATTCTTCCGACTGGGGCTTTTACGTCTTGGGCTCCAAACGTTTCGACTTTACCGACTATCCGTATTCGAGCGTCAAGATCCTGACCGATTATTACAATATGCGCGGTTTCGGATACGGGGCCGATTTGGAGGTCAACAGCGAAATCAGCAAGACGACGATCTTCGGTTACGGCCTGTACGATTTGCGGCCCTATTACAGCAGCGAAGTGGAAAATTACCGGCTGGAAATTCCCCACTACCGTTATAATTTCCGGATCAGCAATGTTACCCATTTGACGCCGCGGCTGGATTTCCGCGGTAATTTCGACATGATGAGCGATCTCTATTTCCAGGAGGATTTTTTCCCGTATGCGTTCAATGCCGACCCGGAGCCGGCCACTTACGGCGCCTTGGAATATCAGTTCGACCGTCTTTCGACCGCCTTGTATTTCCGGGCCCGCGTCAATGATTTCACGACCGCGGTGGAGCGTCTGCCGGAATTCCGGATCGACGTGCCGCGCCAGGAGCTGTTCAGCGGCTCCAATTTGTATTATCAGGGCGAAAACAGTGTCGATTATCTGCAGATGCGCTGGCGGAATTACGATAAACCGCGGCCGTTGCGCTTGGCTGATCCGGCTGATTACCAGTCGTTTCGTTTCGATACGCTGCATTTCATCTACTATCCGCTGGAATTTAAAAAATACGGGCTGGAGTTTCTCGATTGGCTGAATGTCATTCCACGGGCCGGGGGACGTTTTACCGCTTACAGCGCCTCTTCCGATACCGAAGTGACGACCGAAGACCTGAATCAGATCTTCATCGTCAACCGTCCGGAGGACATCAGCCGCGTTCCGATCGTCAACTATGACGACAACGGCGGCGCCCGCGGCCGCTTTGTGGCGGAATTCGGCGTCGAGGCCAATACCAAACTCTCCTATTCCTGGCAGAATATCCGCAACGCCTACTGGCGGCTGGACGGTTTGCGCCATGTCATGGAGCCGTACATCAATTACACTTTCATCCCGAAACCGACGGTGGACCGCGAATATTTGTATTTCTTCGACGACATCGACCGGATCGACAAACAGAATTTCATGCGTTTCGGGGTACGCAACCGTTTGCAGACCCGGCGCGGTTCGCTGGGGCGGGAAAAAGTGTACAACTGGCTGACGATGGAAAATTACTGGGATCTCTACATGGAAAAAGATCACAAATACAAATTCAACAATGCCGGGGATTTCTGTACGAAGATCGCCTTCAATCCGTCGGAGAAATTGACGCTGTCGACTTTCTTTTCGATCGACGCCGGCGGCAACAACGGTCACAATGCCGAAGCGCAGCGCCGGGGGCGCGATGCCGGCCGGCCGGGGCTCGATCTGAACTGGCTGAACCAGTGGAATTTCAATATCAAATACGAACTCTTTGAAGACTGCACCGTCAATCTCGGTTACGTTTACCAGGATGTTTATCACAGCCGTTCGGCTTATTCGATGGGTTCGACGCTGACCGACCTGGAATCCGGCAGTTTCTTCGATAAATATTTCGATACCAGGACCCAGGAGCTGACCGCCGGCATCACCGTGCCGTTGTCCAACGACCGGACGTTCTTCGGGTCCTATGATATTTTCTACGATTTCGAAGCCGGTTTCATCCGCGAACAGCGTGTCCGCTTGCTGAAGGTGCTGCACTGCTGGACGGTCGGCGCGGAAGCCGGCCAGGAAATCTCGTACGACAGTGACGGCGACCGGGATTACGATTACTCCTTTTTCGTGACGGCGTCGTTGAACGGCCTGCCGGGCCCGTTGGCCCGGACGCAGCAATCGGCGCTGGCCAGTTTCCGCAATCTGCAAAATCAAAACTGA
- a CDS encoding aspartate aminotransferase family protein, protein MSGSLYQTIVEKYQHYIMPTYAPKTLLVRGEGAWLYDADNRRYLDFACGISVCNLGHCHPAVTEAIQRQAAKLVHISNLYFNEVTPILAEKLIRAGMDGVVFFCNSGAEANEGMIKFARKWGSEQGKHEIISMHDSFHGRTLATLAATGRSKYRKGFAPDMPGFRQVTFNDFAELEAAVNEHTCAILLEPVQGEGGIIPADREYLKKVRALCDARKILLLFDEVQCGMGRTGNLFAYQTFGVEPDALSMAKAIANGLPMGAFIVKRQYANTLQPGMHASTFGGTPLVSAAALAVLEVIERENILANCRKMAAFLQENLEKLTQKYAFVKAVRSCGLMIGIVLDREAAAVLPLLLKNGMIALTAGETVIRLLPRLNLTQEEAEYGLAILEKSLDEYAAGL, encoded by the coding sequence ATGAGCGGAAGTTTGTATCAGACAATCGTCGAAAAGTATCAACACTACATCATGCCGACCTATGCGCCGAAGACTCTGCTGGTCCGCGGTGAAGGTGCTTGGCTGTACGACGCTGACAATCGACGTTATCTGGATTTCGCCTGTGGAATCAGCGTCTGCAATCTCGGCCACTGTCATCCGGCGGTGACCGAAGCGATTCAGAGGCAGGCGGCCAAATTGGTGCATATATCCAATTTATATTTCAACGAAGTCACTCCCATCCTGGCTGAAAAATTGATCCGAGCCGGGATGGACGGCGTCGTCTTTTTCTGCAACAGCGGCGCCGAAGCCAACGAAGGGATGATCAAATTCGCCCGCAAATGGGGGTCGGAACAGGGCAAGCATGAAATCATTTCGATGCATGACTCCTTCCACGGCCGGACGCTGGCGACGTTGGCCGCGACCGGCCGGAGCAAATACCGCAAAGGATTCGCGCCGGATATGCCGGGCTTCCGGCAGGTGACTTTCAATGATTTTGCCGAACTGGAAGCGGCCGTCAACGAGCACACCTGCGCAATCCTGCTGGAACCGGTGCAAGGCGAAGGCGGCATCATTCCGGCCGACCGGGAATATTTGAAAAAGGTCCGGGCGCTCTGCGACGCCAGAAAAATTCTGCTGTTATTCGATGAAGTGCAATGCGGCATGGGACGGACCGGCAATTTATTTGCCTACCAGACTTTCGGCGTCGAGCCGGATGCGCTGTCGATGGCCAAAGCGATTGCCAACGGGTTGCCGATGGGAGCATTTATCGTCAAACGGCAATATGCGAATACATTACAGCCCGGCATGCACGCCAGCACCTTCGGCGGGACGCCGCTGGTCAGCGCCGCCGCCCTGGCAGTGCTGGAAGTCATCGAAAGGGAAAATATCCTGGCCAACTGTCGCAAGATGGCGGCGTTTCTCCAGGAAAATCTGGAGAAGTTGACGCAAAAATACGCGTTCGTCAAAGCGGTGCGCAGTTGCGGACTGATGATCGGCATCGTGCTGGACCGGGAGGCGGCGGCGGTATTGCCGCTGCTGCTGAAAAATGGTATGATTGCGCTGACGGCCGGCGAAACGGTGATCCGGCTGCTGCCGCGGCTGAATCTGACGCAGGAAGAAGCGGAATACGGTTTGGCAATACTGGAGAAAAGTTTGGACGAATACGCCGCCGGCTTGTGA